The stretch of DNA ATAAAAAAAATCCCTGCTGAATATTCAGCAGGGACGAGTTTACTCGCGGTACCACCCTGATTGTAAGCAAAGAACTTACCACTTAACAGAATAACGGATAAACCGTCTTATTTCAGAAAAAGAAATAAGAAGCTCCAGAACCGTAATTCATGATCTCCTTTGTACTGGTTCGCAGCACCACCAGCTCTCTGCAACAGGGAAGATATCACTACTTCAATTCCTTCAAAGCATTTAAGTATAGATATGATGCTTTTTATCTTAAACGCTTTTAAGCATTAAAGTCAAGGGTGAATCTTTAAATTTTATGGAATTGGAAAATGTACGGGAGGCAAAAAGGTTATTCTTACTACAGAATTATTTTAAAATAGCTCTGCCTACTGAATAATATTCAATATGATATTTAGAAACCATCTCTAAGGAAAAACAATTCCTTCCGTCAAAAATAATTGGATGATTCATTAATATTTCATATTTTTCGAGAGGGAAGTCTTTGAATTCATCCCACTCAGTCGCGATAAAAACCATGTCTGAATTTGTTATGGCTTCCTCAATGGATGGAGCATAATGAATCTTTTCGCCCAAAACTTGCTTTGCTTCTTCCAGTACTAACGGGTCATAAGCCGTTACGATTGCGCCCTGCATAGTTAGCTCGGAAGCTATTTCAATGGCAATGGATCCACGTACATCGCTTGTATTCGGTTTAAAAGCTAACCCTAGTAATGCTATTTTTTTATCTTTTAAATTGCCAAAACGTTGCAGTGCTTTATTCAGTAATAAATATTTTTGTTGTTTATTTACCTTTAGTACAGCTTCTAAAATATCAAGTGATTGTCCAGCTTCAGTAGCTTTTTCAATTAGACCACGAGTGTCTTTAGGGAAGCAAGAGCCCCCGAATCCAATTCCAGCTTTTAAGAATGGAGTTCCTATTCGTGAATCTAGTCCCATTCCAAGTGATACATCTTCTATGTTGGCGCCAATATTTTCACATAAGTTTGCGATTTCATTAATGAAACTGATCTTGGTTGCTAAAAAAGCATTTGAGCTATATTTAATCATCTCAGCACTTAGTAGATCCGTCATAAAAATAGTTCTTCCGAAAGGTCGATGTATTTCCTCAATAATCGATGCTGCTTCTTTACTATCGGACCCGATCACAATCCGATCTGCATAAAAGGTATCATAAATTGCGGAACCCTCTCTTAAAAACTCAGGATTCGATACAATATTGATCATCACTTCATTTGTTAAATTCTCTTCAATTAACTGTTTAATGAATGTATTTGTGCCAACGGGAACAGTGCTTTTCGTGACTACGATTGTTTCTTGCTTCTTAATGTTTTCAGCAATCGTTTTTGCGGCCTCTTTGATATTGCTAAGGTCAACACTTCCATTTTGGGCAGTAGGGGTTCCTACTGTAATATAAATAACGTCGGCATCTGCTAATGCTAATTTAGAATCATTTGTAAAGAATAATTGGTTGTTAGTAAGGTTTTTTTTCAATAAATCATTTAAATCAGGCTCATAAAAGGGGGATATCCCTTTTTTCATTTGTGCAATATTATGTTCATTAATATCATAACAAATAACTTGATGGCCTATTTCTGCTAGAGTCACGCCAGTAACCAGTCCTACATGCCCAGTCCCAACAATCGTTATATTCTTCATATGTATTCCTCTCATTGCTGTATACTACTGTATTCACTTATATAAGATATTATAAGTTAAAAAATAAATGATAATCAAAAATTCGTTTAATGCAGTGTTTCTTTACTAAAAATGATATCCTAATTTAATTTTTACAGGCCGTTTTTTGCCTAATCAAAAAAGTGGTCTTTGGAAGAAATTATTCATTGACAATGATAATCGTTCTTATTATAATTCAATCGTGAATGAAAATCATTATCAATTGTATATTA from Cytobacillus dafuensis encodes:
- a CDS encoding UDP-glucose dehydrogenase family protein, translated to MKNITIVGTGHVGLVTGVTLAEIGHQVICYDINEHNIAQMKKGISPFYEPDLNDLLKKNLTNNQLFFTNDSKLALADADVIYITVGTPTAQNGSVDLSNIKEAAKTIAENIKKQETIVVTKSTVPVGTNTFIKQLIEENLTNEVMINIVSNPEFLREGSAIYDTFYADRIVIGSDSKEAASIIEEIHRPFGRTIFMTDLLSAEMIKYSSNAFLATKISFINEIANLCENIGANIEDVSLGMGLDSRIGTPFLKAGIGFGGSCFPKDTRGLIEKATEAGQSLDILEAVLKVNKQQKYLLLNKALQRFGNLKDKKIALLGLAFKPNTSDVRGSIAIEIASELTMQGAIVTAYDPLVLEEAKQVLGEKIHYAPSIEEAITNSDMVFIATEWDEFKDFPLEKYEILMNHPIIFDGRNCFSLEMVSKYHIEYYSVGRAILK